Proteins from one Procambarus clarkii isolate CNS0578487 chromosome 8, FALCON_Pclarkii_2.0, whole genome shotgun sequence genomic window:
- the LOC138362211 gene encoding uncharacterized PE-PGRS family protein PE_PGRS46-like, translated as MAAIIRSLLYLGVVGACLAQQRTYLPPTNGFSGNGGNGANGNGNGAYTNGNGNGNGLNGNGAYSTSNGNGNGNGVNGNGVYPNGNGNGNGNGVNGNSAFTNGNGNGNGLNGNGAYTNGNGNGNGNGVNGNGVYTNGNGNGNGNGVNGNGAYTNGNGNGNGVNGNGAYTNGNGNGNGNGVNGNGAYTNGNGNGNGNGVNGNGAYTNGNGNGNGNGVNGNGAYSNGNGNGNGNGVNGNGAYTNGNGNGNGNGVNGNGVYTNGNGAVNGIFNGIFDPIAALGDAIGGGGVPGVDYPILVSVPLTGFSCTGQIPGYYADTAPEAGCQVFHICQADGRSDSFLCPNGTIFNQQYFVCDWWYNFDCSTAQQFYGLNAQIGVIIANSNGNGVGVVNGNGLVNGNGNGAVVNGNGYTNGNGLVNGNGNGAAVNGNGYTNGNGLVNGNGAAVNGNGYTNGNGPINGNGNGYTKGNGNGNGVPVNGNGYTNGNGLVNGNGNGAANGYTNGNGLVNGNGNGAAVNGNGYTNGNGLVNGNGNGAAVNGNGYTNGNGLVNGNGNGAAVNGNGYINGNGLVNGNGNGAAVNGNGYTNGNGLVNGNGNGAVVNGNGYTNGNGLVNGNGNGAAVNGNGYTNGNGLVNGNGNGATGNGNGFTNGNGNGYTSTNGNGKVNAPVGLYQTPSI; from the exons ATGGCGGCAATCATCAGGAGCCTCCTTTACCTTG GTGTTGTGGGCGCGTGTCTGGCTCAGCAACGGACTTACCTCCCGCCAACCAACGGATTCAGCGGTAACGGAGGAAATGGAGCCAATGGAAACGGTAATGGTGCTTACACAAACGGCAATGGAAATGGCAACGGCCTAAACGGTAATGGTGCTTATTCAACAAGCAATGGAAATGGCAACGGTAACGGTGTAAACGGTAATGGTGTTTACCCAAACGGCAATGGAAATGGCAACGGTAACGGTGTAAATGGTAATAGTGCTTTCACAAACGGCAATGGAAACGGCAACGGCCTAAATGGTAATGGTGCTTACACAAACGGCAATGGAAATGGCAACGGTAACGGTGTAAATGGTAATGGTGTTTACACAAACGGCAATGGAAATGGCAACGGTAACGGTGTAAATGGTAACGGTGCTTACACAAACGGCAATGGAAACGGTAACGGTGTAAATGGTAATGGTGCTTACACAAACGGCAATGGAAATGGCAACGGTAACGGTGTAAATGGTAACGGTGCTTACACAAACGGCAATGGAAATGGCAACGGTAACGGTGTAAATGGTAATGGTGCTTACACAAACGGCAATGGAAATGGCAACGGTAACGGTGTAAATGGTAACGGTGCTTACTCAAACGGCAATGGAAATGGCAACGGTAACGGTGTAAATGGTAATGGCGCTTACACAAACGGCAATGGAAATGGCAACGGTAACGGTGTAAATGGTAATGGTGTTTACACAAACGGCAACGGTGCCGTTAACGGGATCTTTAACGGCATTTTCGACCCCATCGCTGCCCTTGGTGACGCTATTGGAGGCGGAGGCGTCCCCGGCGTGGACTATCCCATCCTGGTTTCTGTCCCACTCACCGGATTCTCCTGCACCGGACAAATCCCCGGATACTACGCTGATACTGCCCCAGAGGCCGGATGTCAG GTGTTCCACATCTGCCAGGCCGATGGCAGGAGCGACTCTTTCCTCTGTCCCAACGGCACCATATTCAACCAGCAGTACttcgtgtgtgactggtggtacaACTTCGACTGTTCCACCGCCCAGCAGTTCTACGGTCTCAACGCTCAGATCGGCGTGATTATCGCAAACTCCAACGGCAATGGAGTTGGAGTTGTTAATGGCAATGGTCTCGTCAACGGTAATGGTAACGGAGCTGTAGTTAATGGGAATGGATATACTAATGGCAACGGTCTCGTCAACGGCAATGGTAACGGAGCTGCAGTTAATGGGAATGGATATACGAATGGCAACGGTCTCGTCAACGGTAATGGAGCTGCAGTTAATGGTAATGGATATACCAATGGCAATGGTCCCATCAACGGCAATGGTAATGGATATACTAAAGGCAACGGTAATGGTAATGGCGTTCCAGTTAACGGTAACGGATATACGAATGGCAACGGTCTCGTCAACGGTAATGGTAACGGAGCTGCA AACGGATATACCAATGGCAACGGTCTCGTCAACGGTAATGGTAACGGAGCTGCAGTTAATGGGAACGGATATACCAATGGCAACGGTCTCGTCAACGGTAATGGTAACGGAGCTGCAGTCAACGGGAACGGATATACCAATGGCAACGGTCTCGTCAACGGTAATGGTAACGGAGCTGCAGTTAATGGGAACGGATATATCAATGGCAACGGTCTCGTCAACGGTAATGGTAACGGAGCTGCAGTTAATGGGAACGGATATACCAATGGTAACGGTCTCGTCAACGGTAATGGTAACGGAGCTGTAGTTAATGGGAACGGATATACCAATGGCAACGGTCTCGTCAACGGTAATGGTAACGGAGCTGCAGTTAATGGGAACGGATATACCAATGGCAACGGTCTCGTCAACGGTAATGGTAATGGAGCTACAGGTAATGGAAATGGTTTCACCAATGGCAACGGTAACGGATATACTAGCACAAACGGTAATGGTAAAGTAAATG CCCCGGTCGGACTGTATCAGACTCCGAGCATATAA
- the LOC138362227 gene encoding uncharacterized PE-PGRS family protein PE_PGRS46-like, whose product MAAIIRSLLYLGVVGTCLAQQRTYLPPTNGFSGNGGNGANGNGNGVHTNGNGNGNGNGVNGNGAYTNGNGNGNGNGVNGNGVYTNGNGNGNGNGVNGNGVYTNGNGNGNGNGVNGNGAYTNGNGNGNGNGVNGNGVYTNGNGNGNGNGVNGNGAYTNGNGNGNGNGVNGNGAYTNGNGNGNGNGVNDNGAFTNGNGNGNGLNGNGAYTNGNGNGNGNGVNGNGAFTNGNGNGNGLNGNGAYTNGNGNGNGNGVNGNGVYTNGNGAVNGIFNGIFDPIAALGDAIGGGGVPGVDYPILASVPLTGFSCTGQIPGYYADTAPEAGCQVFHICQADGRSDSFLCPNGTIFNQQYFVCDWWYNFDCSTAQQFYGLNAQIGVIIANSNGNGVGVNGNGLVNGNGNGAVVNGNGYTNGNGLVNGNGNGAVVNGNGYTNGNGLVNGNGAAVNGNGYTNGNGPVNGNGNGYTNGNGNGNGVPVNGNGYTNGNGLVNGNGNGAAVNGNGYTNVNGLVNGNGNGAAVNGNGYTNGNGLVNGNGNGAAVNGNGYTNGNGLVNGNGNGAAVNGNGYTNGNGLVNGNGNGAAVNGNGYTNGNSLVNGNGNGAAVNGNGYTNGNGLVNGNGNGATGNGNGYTNGNGNGYTSTNGNGKVNAPVGLYQTPSI is encoded by the exons ATGGCGGCAATCATCAGGAGCCTCCTTTACCTTG GTGTTGTGGGCACGTGTCTGGCTCAGCAACGGACTTACCTCCCGCCAACCAACGGATTCAGCGGTAACGGAGGAAATGGAGCCAATGGAAACGGTAATGGTGTTCACACAAACGGCAATGGAAATGGCAACGGTAACGGTGTAAATGGTAATGGTGCTTACACAAACGGCAATGGAAATGGCAACGGTAACGGTGTAAACGGTAATGGTGTTTACACAAACGGCAATGGAAATGGCAACGGTAACGGTGTAAACGGTAATGGTGTTTACACAAACGGCAATGGAAATGGCAACGGTAACGGTGTAAATGGTAATGGTGCTTACACAAACGGCAATGGAAATGGCAACGGTAACGGTGTAAATGGTAATGGTGTTTACACAAACGGCAATGGAAATGGCAACGGTAACGGTGTAAATGGTAATGGTGCTTATACAAACGGCAATGGAAATGGCAACGGTAACGGTGTAAATGGTAATGGTGCTTACACAAACGGAAATGGAAATGGCAACGGTAACGGTGTAAATGATAATGGTGCTTTCACAAACGGCAATGGAAACGGCAACGGCCTAAATGGTAATGGTGCTTACACAAACGGCAATGGAAATGGCAACGGTAACGGTGTAAATGGTAATGGTGCTTTCACAAACGGCAATGGAAACGGCAACGGCCTAAATGGTAATGGTGCTTACACAAACGGCAATGGAAATGGCAACGGTAACGGTGTAAATGGTAATGGTGTTTACACAAACGGCAACGGTGCCGTTAACGGGATCTTTAATGGCATTTTCGACCCCATCGCTGCCCTTGGTGACGCTATTGGAGGCGGAGGCGTCCCCGGCGTGGACTATCCCATCCTGGCTTCAGTCCCACTCACCGGATTCTCCTGCACCGGACAAATCCCCGGATACTACGCTGATACTGCCCCAGAGGCCGGATGTCAG GTTTTCCACATCTGCCAGGCTGATGGCAGGAGCGACTCTTTCCTCTGTCCCAACGGCACCATCTTCAACCAGCAGTACttcgtgtgtgactggtggtacaACTTCGACTGTTCCACCGCCCAGCAGTTCTACGGTCTCAACGCTCAGATCGGCGTGATTATCGCAAACTCCAACGGCAATGGAGTTGGAGTTAATGGCAATGGTCTCGTCAACGGTAATGGTAACGGAGCTGTAGTTAATGGGAATGGATATACTAATGGCAACGGTCTCGTCAACGGCAATGGTAACGGAGCTGTAGTTAATGGGAATGGATATACGAATGGCAACGGTCTCGTCAACGGAAATGGAGCTGCAGTTAATGGTAATGGATATACCAATGGCAATGGTCCCGTCAACGGCAATGGTAATGGATATACTAATGGCAACGGTAATGGTAATGGCGTTCCAGTTAATGGTAACGGATATACGAATGGCAACGGTCTCGTCAACGGCAATGGTAACGGAGCTGCAGTCAATGGGAACGGATATACCAATGTCAACGGTCTCGTCAACGGTAATGGTAACGGAGCTGCAGTCAATGGGAACGGATATACCAATGGCAACGGTCTCGTCAACGGTAATGGTAACGGAGCTGCAGTTAATGGGAACGGATATACCAATGGCAACGGTCTCGTCAACGGTAATGGTAACGGAGCTGCAGTTAATGGGAACGGATATACCAATGGCAACGGTCTCGTCAACGGTAATGGTAACGGAGCTGCAGTTAATGGGAACGGATATACCAATGGCAACAGTCTCGTCAACGGTAATGGTAACGGAGCTGCAGTTAATGGGAACGGATATACCAATGGTAACGGTCTCGTCAACGGTAATGGTAATGGAGCTACAGGTAATGGAAATGGTTACACCAATGGCAACGGTAATGGATATACTAGCACAAACGGTAATGGTAAAGTAAATG CCCCGGTCGGACTGTATCAGACTCCGAGCATATAA